From a region of the Stenotrophomonas sp. BIO128-Bstrain genome:
- a CDS encoding L,D-transpeptidase, translating into MAVRSTLLSLALGTLLATGMLPATAANTAPTASRTTEAPRGPTDLKPGEFLWHPEISPSGPIVLVVSLDEQRAYVYRSGIAIGMSTISSGKAGHETPTGVFTILQKDKDHKSNLYNSAPMPYMQRLTWDGIALHGGSLPGHPASHGCVRLPQAFAQKLFGETHRGDTVVVADAKSAPMTLAYPAVLAPVSSTGKPLVESTDAPAHYWNDAAAPAGQVGILVSLHDQRLYVLRDGVLIGESRLEAKALPAFEGTTLFVMGQGYQDNPSPLDPHRPLHRWTAYPLLGQTAANATPDLLATPSLPMALPPEFAEQLYSVLVPGTTLLVTSLPAVRPVADEQNLQPVLESDAGGSTL; encoded by the coding sequence ATGGCAGTACGCAGCACGCTGTTGAGTCTGGCGCTCGGAACGCTGTTGGCGACCGGGATGCTTCCCGCCACGGCCGCCAACACTGCGCCGACGGCCAGCAGGACGACCGAGGCCCCGCGCGGCCCCACCGATCTCAAGCCCGGCGAGTTCCTCTGGCATCCGGAGATCTCCCCGTCCGGCCCGATCGTGCTGGTGGTCAGCCTCGATGAGCAGCGCGCTTACGTGTACCGCAGCGGCATCGCGATCGGCATGAGCACGATCAGCTCGGGCAAGGCCGGGCACGAAACCCCGACCGGTGTGTTCACGATCCTGCAGAAGGACAAGGACCACAAGTCCAACCTCTACAACAGCGCGCCGATGCCATACATGCAGCGCCTGACCTGGGACGGCATCGCGCTGCACGGCGGCAGCCTGCCCGGGCATCCGGCTTCGCACGGCTGCGTGCGGTTGCCGCAGGCGTTCGCGCAGAAGCTGTTCGGCGAGACCCATCGCGGCGATACCGTGGTGGTGGCCGATGCCAAGAGCGCGCCGATGACGCTGGCCTATCCGGCCGTGCTGGCCCCGGTCAGCAGCACCGGCAAGCCGTTGGTGGAGAGCACCGACGCACCCGCGCACTACTGGAACGATGCGGCCGCACCGGCCGGCCAGGTCGGCATCCTGGTCAGCCTGCACGACCAGCGCCTGTACGTGCTGCGCGATGGCGTGCTGATCGGCGAGTCGCGGCTGGAAGCCAAGGCGCTGCCGGCCTTCGAGGGGACCACCCTGTTCGTGATGGGCCAGGGCTACCAGGACAACCCCAGCCCGCTGGATCCGCACCGCCCGCTGCACCGCTGGACCGCGTATCCGCTGCTGGGCCAGACCGCCGCCAATGCGACCCCGGACCTGCTCGCCACGCCCAGCCTGCCGATGGCGCTGCCGCCGGAATTCGCCGAACAGCTGTACAGCGTGCTGGTGCCCGGCACCACGCTGCTGGTGACCAGCCTGCCGGCGGTACGCCCGGTGGCCGATGAACAGAACCTGCAGCCTGTCTTGGAATCCGACGCCGGTGGGTCCACTTTGTAA
- a CDS encoding M20 family metallopeptidase — translation MDSAKLGQFVSEKWDNEIVPQLVDYIRIPNKSPMFDADWVANGYMEQAVTLMETWAKAQNLPGLTVEVVRLEGRTPLLLLEIPASGAETGDDTILLYGHLDKQPEMTGWDDDLGPWIPVLRGDKLYGRGGADDGYAMFGSLAAVLALQEQGLPHARCVILIEACEESGSYDLPAYVDHLAERIGKPSLVVCLDSGCANYDQLWCTTSLRGLTGGNFSVKVLNEGVHSGDASGVIPSSFRLLRQLISRIEDENTGRILIDGMNVEIPVERQEQAKRAAEVVDTAIFEKFPMVDGLRPMNDDLAELVLNRTWRPALSVTGVDGLPPLASAGNVLRPHTAVKLSLRLPPTADGKACGELLKEALLRDPPNGAEVKLDLEKASSGWNAPAMAPWLTQAIDDASQTFFGKPAMYMGEGGSIPFMGMLGEKFPGAQFMITGVLGPHSNAHGPNEFLHIPMGKRVTSCVSKVISEHYAASLRGETSGSPVAADSGTRHGGHGCC, via the coding sequence ATGGACAGCGCCAAGCTCGGCCAATTCGTCAGTGAAAAGTGGGACAACGAGATCGTCCCGCAATTGGTCGATTACATCCGTATCCCCAACAAATCGCCGATGTTCGACGCCGATTGGGTCGCCAACGGCTACATGGAACAGGCCGTCACCCTGATGGAAACCTGGGCCAAGGCCCAGAACCTGCCCGGCCTGACCGTCGAGGTCGTGCGCCTGGAAGGCCGCACCCCGCTGCTGCTGCTGGAAATCCCGGCCTCCGGCGCCGAGACCGGCGACGACACCATCCTGCTGTACGGCCATCTGGACAAGCAGCCGGAAATGACCGGCTGGGACGATGACCTGGGCCCGTGGATCCCGGTGCTGCGCGGCGACAAGCTGTACGGCCGCGGCGGCGCCGATGACGGCTACGCGATGTTCGGTTCGCTGGCCGCCGTGCTGGCGCTGCAGGAACAAGGCCTGCCGCACGCGCGCTGCGTGATCCTGATCGAAGCCTGCGAAGAATCCGGCAGCTACGACCTGCCCGCCTACGTTGATCACCTGGCCGAGCGCATCGGCAAGCCGTCGCTGGTGGTGTGCCTGGATTCGGGCTGCGCCAACTACGACCAGCTGTGGTGCACCACCTCGCTGCGCGGCCTGACCGGCGGCAACTTCTCGGTCAAGGTGCTCAACGAAGGCGTGCATTCCGGCGATGCCTCCGGCGTGATCCCGTCCAGCTTCCGCCTGCTGCGCCAGCTGATCTCGCGCATCGAGGACGAGAACACCGGCCGCATCCTGATCGACGGCATGAATGTCGAGATCCCGGTCGAGCGCCAGGAACAGGCCAAGCGCGCCGCTGAAGTGGTGGACACCGCCATCTTCGAGAAATTCCCGATGGTCGACGGCCTGCGCCCGATGAACGATGACCTGGCCGAACTGGTGCTCAACCGCACCTGGCGGCCGGCGCTGTCGGTCACCGGTGTGGACGGCCTGCCGCCGCTGGCCTCGGCCGGCAACGTGCTGCGCCCGCATACCGCGGTGAAGCTGTCGCTGCGCCTGCCCCCGACCGCCGACGGCAAGGCCTGCGGCGAGCTGCTCAAGGAAGCGCTGCTGCGCGATCCGCCGAATGGCGCCGAAGTGAAGCTGGACCTAGAGAAGGCCTCCAGCGGCTGGAACGCCCCGGCCATGGCGCCGTGGCTGACCCAGGCGATCGACGATGCCAGCCAGACCTTCTTCGGCAAGCCGGCGATGTACATGGGCGAAGGCGGCTCGATCCCGTTCATGGGCATGCTCGGCGAGAAGTTCCCGGGCGCGCAGTTCATGATCACCGGCGTGCTCGGCCCGCACTCCAACGCACACGGCCCGAACGAGTTCCTGCACATCCCGATGGGCAAGCGCGTGACCTCGTGCGTGTCCAAGGTGATCAGCGAGCATTACGCGGCCAGCCTGCGTGGCGAGACCAGCGGTTCGCCGGTCGCCGCCGACAGCGGTACCCGTCACGGCGGCCACGGCTGCTGCTGA
- a CDS encoding phosphotransferase, with the protein MNDPASDPLRAEHRRQWTCAALGDPATALDRASVDAGFRSYWRATSARGSHIVMDSPPGLEDVRPWLRMHDLLEPNGVRVPQVLARDEDNGFLLLEDLGGPTLARHIDNDNADAWFDAAFAQLIRLQSIPVPEGMGSFGEALLQRDAGLFDDWFLQRHLGLELDCGEIENLQRMHRLLMDNALQQPQVLTHRDFMPRNLMPIDGGPAVLDFQDLVRGPIAYDPVSLFKDAFLSWPIERVDAWLARYHALALAAGLPVRPWPEFLRDADWMGVQRHLKILGLFVRLRDRDGKGHYFEDAPRFIGYLDEVLPRHPQLAPLLDLFELRIKPALARIAEPVLARP; encoded by the coding sequence ATGAACGATCCCGCTTCCGATCCGCTGCGCGCCGAACACCGCCGGCAGTGGACCTGTGCCGCCCTCGGCGACCCGGCCACTGCGCTTGACCGTGCGTCGGTCGATGCCGGTTTCCGCAGCTACTGGCGCGCCACCAGCGCGCGCGGCAGCCACATCGTGATGGACTCCCCGCCCGGGCTGGAGGATGTGCGCCCGTGGCTGCGCATGCACGACCTGCTCGAGCCCAACGGCGTGCGCGTGCCGCAGGTCCTGGCGCGCGATGAGGACAACGGCTTCCTGCTGCTGGAAGACCTGGGCGGCCCGACCCTGGCGCGCCATATCGACAATGACAACGCCGATGCCTGGTTCGATGCCGCCTTCGCGCAGCTGATCCGGCTGCAGTCGATCCCCGTGCCCGAGGGCATGGGCAGCTTCGGCGAGGCGCTGCTGCAGCGCGATGCCGGGCTGTTCGACGACTGGTTCCTGCAACGTCACCTCGGCCTGGAACTGGACTGCGGCGAGATCGAGAACCTGCAGCGCATGCACCGCCTGCTGATGGACAACGCCCTGCAGCAGCCGCAGGTGCTGACCCACCGCGATTTCATGCCGCGCAACCTGATGCCGATCGACGGGGGGCCGGCGGTGCTGGATTTCCAGGACCTGGTGCGCGGACCGATCGCCTACGACCCGGTCAGCCTGTTCAAGGATGCGTTCCTGAGCTGGCCGATCGAACGCGTGGACGCCTGGCTGGCGCGTTATCACGCACTCGCCCTGGCCGCCGGCCTGCCGGTGCGGCCGTGGCCGGAGTTCCTGCGCGACGCCGACTGGATGGGCGTGCAGCGCCACCTGAAGATCCTCGGCCTGTTCGTGCGCCTGCGCGACCGCGATGGCAAAGGTCACTACTTCGAGGATGCACCACGCTTCATCGGCTATCTGGATGAAGTGCTGCCGCGCCATCCGCAGCTCGCACCCCTGCTCGATCTGTTCGAACTGCGGATCAAACCGGCGCTGGCCCGCATCGCCGAACCCGTGCTGGCGCGCCCATGA
- a CDS encoding HutD family protein: MSPDTVLSAASRVIPAFEYRRERWRNGLGWTREILRVPDNDDWQVRLSIAEIEQDAAFSAFPGIERELVLLRGEGLRLRFDDGALHTLMPPHDRLRFAGEAQVTGELVDGVTHDFNLMWRRDAVQAELLHRPLVGSMFFFTEPEAAWAIHLLAGQAEFDGEPLLAPLAAGDTAWLAAGERRRFALHGGGELLAIRVSAVGRNA, translated from the coding sequence ATGTCCCCCGATACCGTCCTGAGCGCGGCCAGCCGCGTCATTCCCGCTTTCGAGTACCGCCGCGAACGCTGGCGCAATGGCCTGGGCTGGACCCGCGAAATCCTGCGCGTGCCCGACAACGACGATTGGCAGGTGCGCCTGTCGATCGCCGAGATCGAGCAGGACGCCGCGTTCTCGGCGTTTCCGGGCATCGAGCGCGAACTGGTGCTGCTGCGTGGCGAGGGCCTGCGCTTGCGTTTCGACGATGGCGCGCTGCACACGCTGATGCCGCCGCACGACCGGCTGCGGTTTGCCGGCGAAGCGCAGGTGACCGGCGAACTGGTCGACGGGGTGACCCACGATTTCAATCTGATGTGGCGGCGCGATGCGGTCCAGGCCGAGCTGCTGCATCGGCCATTGGTCGGCAGCATGTTCTTTTTCACCGAACCCGAGGCGGCCTGGGCGATCCATCTGCTGGCCGGCCAGGCCGAATTTGACGGGGAGCCGTTGTTGGCACCGCTGGCCGCCGGTGATACCGCCTGGTTGGCTGCCGGCGAGCGCCGCCGGTTTGCGTTGCACGGCGGCGGCGAGTTGCTGGCGATCCGCGTGAGTGCGGTGGGCCGCAACGCCTGA
- the murU gene encoding N-acetylmuramate alpha-1-phosphate uridylyltransferase MurU — translation MKAMIFSAGKGERMRPLTLHTPKPLLVAGGKPLIVWHLERLAAAGINEVVINTAWLGDQFAPALGDGARWGLRLHFIDEGVVPLETGGGILNALPILGEAPFLVINGDVWTDMEVATLPRTPAGDAHLVLVDNPAQHPRGDFILHDDGHVSDDGDSARLTYAGIGVYRPAILDGWRAVIGDTTGAGATPPQFSLVPLLRHAMAQGRVTGQHHRGRWTDVGTPERLAQLDAQLR, via the coding sequence ATGAAGGCCATGATCTTCTCGGCCGGCAAAGGCGAGCGCATGCGTCCGCTGACCCTGCACACGCCCAAGCCATTGCTGGTGGCCGGTGGCAAACCGCTGATCGTGTGGCACCTGGAGCGGCTTGCCGCGGCCGGGATCAATGAGGTGGTGATCAACACCGCGTGGCTGGGTGACCAGTTCGCACCCGCGCTGGGCGACGGTGCGCGCTGGGGGCTGCGCCTGCACTTCATCGATGAGGGCGTCGTGCCGCTGGAAACCGGTGGTGGCATCCTCAATGCACTGCCGATCCTCGGCGAGGCACCGTTCCTGGTGATCAACGGCGATGTGTGGACGGATATGGAGGTCGCCACGTTGCCGCGCACGCCTGCCGGCGATGCGCATCTGGTGCTGGTCGACAATCCCGCGCAGCACCCGCGCGGTGATTTCATCCTGCACGACGATGGCCACGTCAGCGATGACGGCGACAGCGCGCGGCTCACCTACGCCGGTATCGGCGTGTACCGCCCGGCGATCCTCGACGGCTGGCGGGCGGTGATCGGCGACACCACCGGGGCCGGCGCGACACCGCCGCAATTCAGCCTCGTGCCCCTTTTGCGCCATGCGATGGCGCAGGGCCGTGTGACCGGCCAGCACCATCGCGGCCGATGGACCGATGTGGGCACGCCGGAACGGTTGGCGCAGCTGGATGCGCAGCTGCGCTGA
- a CDS encoding helix-hairpin-helix domain-containing protein codes for MAFAADRININTADASTLQQGLANVGPMKAEAIVAYRRQHGPFERVEDLARVKGIGTATVERNRQRMTTGARQAPVQAPPRRAAPATVPRR; via the coding sequence ATGGCCTTCGCGGCCGATCGGATCAACATCAATACGGCGGATGCGTCGACGCTGCAGCAGGGATTGGCGAACGTGGGCCCGATGAAGGCCGAAGCGATCGTCGCATACCGGCGACAACACGGCCCTTTTGAACGCGTCGAGGATCTGGCGCGGGTGAAGGGGATAGGGACAGCTACCGTCGAACGGAATCGACAACGGATGACCACCGGGGCCAGGCAGGCGCCGGTCCAGGCACCGCCCAGGAGGGCAGCGCCGGCCACCGTACCAAGGCGCTGA
- a CDS encoding GlsB/YeaQ/YmgE family stress response membrane protein — MNGLFGSTSWLYIILVGFVVGLLGRFFMPGNNRMGCLLTIVLGIVGALLAGWFGQYMGWYARGEPAGFIGAILGAIAVLAVLRLFSSKR; from the coding sequence ATGAACGGACTGTTTGGCAGCACCAGCTGGCTCTACATCATCCTGGTCGGCTTCGTCGTCGGTCTGCTCGGGCGTTTCTTCATGCCGGGCAACAACCGCATGGGCTGCCTGCTGACCATCGTGCTCGGCATCGTCGGCGCCCTGCTGGCCGGCTGGTTCGGCCAGTACATGGGCTGGTATGCCCGCGGCGAGCCGGCCGGTTTCATCGGCGCGATCCTGGGTGCGATCGCGGTCCTGGCCGTGCTCCGGCTGTTCAGCAGCAAGCGCTGA
- a CDS encoding murein L,D-transpeptidase catalytic domain family protein — protein MPVVKLLPAAFCGLIASATAGAASPAPAPTGSPVQMAEMLAKAAPAADKHVLQLAARAMRCALRRPELGVDPGKLSVIDYSRPSTEPRMWIFDLTRQRLLFEEWVAHGRNSGDNRTQHFSNKDGSFMSSLGAFTAKETYMGGNGYSLRLEGLEPGFNDHARDRAIVIHGAPYVNPAIARLQGRLGRSLGCPAVRLSVARPLIDSLRGGTMVFAYYPDKDWLARSRLLEPDCGGMS, from the coding sequence ATGCCCGTTGTGAAATTGCTGCCTGCTGCGTTCTGTGGCCTGATCGCGTCCGCCACGGCGGGCGCGGCCAGCCCTGCGCCGGCGCCGACCGGCAGCCCGGTGCAGATGGCCGAGATGCTGGCCAAGGCCGCCCCTGCGGCGGACAAGCACGTGCTGCAGCTGGCGGCGCGCGCGATGCGCTGTGCGTTGCGCCGGCCGGAGCTCGGCGTCGACCCGGGCAAGTTGAGCGTGATCGATTACTCGCGGCCGTCGACCGAACCGCGCATGTGGATTTTCGATCTGACCCGCCAGCGGCTGCTGTTCGAGGAGTGGGTTGCGCATGGGCGCAACAGCGGTGACAACCGCACCCAGCATTTCTCCAACAAGGACGGCAGCTTCATGTCCAGCCTCGGCGCGTTCACGGCCAAGGAAACCTATATGGGCGGCAACGGCTATTCGCTGCGGCTGGAAGGGCTGGAACCCGGCTTCAACGACCATGCCCGCGACCGCGCGATCGTCATCCACGGCGCGCCGTACGTGAACCCGGCGATCGCACGGCTGCAGGGTCGCCTGGGCCGCAGCCTGGGCTGCCCGGCGGTGCGGTTGTCGGTGGCGCGGCCGCTGATCGACAGCCTGCGCGGCGGCACGATGGTGTTCGCGTACTACCCGGACAAGGACTGGCTGGCGCGTTCGCGGCTGCTGGAACCCGATTGCGGCGGTATGTCCTGA